DNA from Streptosporangiales bacterium:
CCCGCGACATCGCGATGGCCTCGTTGGGGGCGGAGACGCTGCCGATGTGAGTCAACGCCGTGTTGTGGTCGCGGCGTCCGAAGACCTCGAACCGGATCTCCTCTGCGAAGATCTCGTGCTTGCTCTTTGCCTGTTCGGCCGCGGCCCGGACCGAGTCGATCATCGTCACAGTTGCACTCCGCCTTCCGC
Protein-coding regions in this window:
- a CDS encoding phenylacetic acid degradation b yields the protein MTMIDSVRAAAEQAKSKHEIFAEEIRFEVFGRRDHNTALTHIGSVSAPNEAIAMSRARWVFSRPALIEMCIAPHSGFVTLTEADSKVKVKVV